The genome window GATGGCGACGGGGGCCGAGGACCGggacgagagagagagagagggtagggagagagagagagagccgttagtgGAGAGAGAGAGCCACCTAGAGCATAACATGCATCCTTGAAAGTGTTATGATcatgaccatttatttttctaagatcCTCATAGGATGTTGGACCTTTAATAACATTCAGCAACAATCTAAGGTAATATTGCTCTTCAGATCCCGGGGGAACAAAGAAAATTCTGCCAATAGATAATGCAGAAGTTTGtctttttttccatttcttcAATTGTTGATTCCATACAAACTTTAGAGAAAATTCAGCATATGTTAGCTCTCTTGCCTTATTTGCttcaaaccacattaaaaacattGATTCCTTTATAGTTGGTCTGTTAACTACTGCATCAATTGGATCATCATCTGAAAATATTACGTTTTGATTGCCTTCTAAATGAAAGAATAACCTTTCTACAGATGGTTCTTTGTGATGGATTGAGAATTTAAAAATCCTCCAAGTTGCTTCACATGGCGATACATACCGACAATCACAATAcatatttatttcatcaacaaTTCTTGAGTCATTAGTATTTCCACTTTGAGAAAAAACAGTGGTTAGACGATCATGTCCTTTGTTAACATACTTAAATAAGTATTTAATGGACCTTGATTGGTTGCACCATTCCACATTAATATGTGCACCATATTTCAATAATAAGAATCTATTGTGTGGCACAACATACCTGTTATCTAAATCAATACCTGCTCTCTTTGTAGATTTTCCATTATCCTTTCTTCTATATATAGGATACCCTCCATC of Capsicum annuum cultivar UCD-10X-F1 unplaced genomic scaffold, UCD10Xv1.1 ctg18625, whole genome shotgun sequence contains these proteins:
- the LOC124890476 gene encoding uncharacterized protein LOC124890476 produces the protein MIHGPCGTARKSSRCMQNGKCTKHFSKKFVDSTTVDDGGYPIYRRKDNGKSTKRAGIDLDNRYVVPHNRFLLLKYGAHINVEWCNQSRSIKYLFKYVNKGHDRLTTVFSQSGNTNDSRIVDEINMYCDCRYVSPCEATWRIFKFSIHHKEPSVERLFFHLEGNQNVIFSDDDPIDAVVNRPTIKESMFLMWFEANKARELTYAEFSLKFVWNQQLKKWKKRQTSALSIGRIFFVPPGSEEQYYLRLLLNVIKGPTSYEDLRKINGHDHNTFKDACYAL